In Phyllobacterium sp. T1293, the genomic window CCATCATGTGATCGTTCACGTCCTTCTGGAAACCAGCCGCTCTCAACATTCCAAGGGTCTTGTACTTCATTTGCAGACTCCATTTGTACTGAACCAGCGCTTCATCACGGTTTTCCATTCTGTTATAGTCATAAGGCGATGCAGATTAAGTGAGACAGTAGAACGGTCGCGATGGCATTTTCGAGACGCGATCAATGCACCCTCACTCTAATTTCGGCTGATCTGGGTTGGTGCAGGAGGCGGCAACTCCTCACCGACAGCCAGTCGCATCGCCACCATTTCCTGTTGTTGCTCGACAATAATTTCCTGCGCAATGCGCTTCAATTGTTCGTTACTGCCGAACCGCAGATAGTTTTGAGCCATGTCGATCGCTCCCTGATGGTGCGGCATCATCATCTGCACGAAGTCATGATCAAGTTTGCCCGTTGGCGGCACAACCATTTCATACATCATTTTTTCCATGGAATTGTTCATGGCGACAAGGTACGCGGTCTCATCGTCAAACTTCTCTATTCCAACATTACAGACAGACATCAGGTTCGACACGAGCTGCTGTAGTTGCGACAGTGATTTCAACTCTGGAGGCGGCGCGGCTGTGCTTATGCCAACGAACATCAATGCGGCGCCAAATAGTGCGCAGAAGAGATAGGATGTAAGTGTTTTCAGAAGTTTCATCGTGCTGAACCGACGTTTAACGTCGATCTTTCCTTAGTTGTCTTGCCCTGTTCGACGATCATTCACCGGGAGGCTCCGGGCCGCAGCAAAAAGTTGCGGAAAATCGAAACGCATTTCGTCCCAATTGGCCGGGCAAGGGCCCCGACGCTTAAGGTGCGGGCCATCATTCTGACTGCACCTGAATGACTTTGCCGGGCTTGCCTTCGTTGGAGACTGCAATCACAAGATAACGCTTCTCATCTTTGTGTTTCGCATCGACGATCTGGCGGATCGGGCCGACTGCGCTGACGATCGCTGAGCCTGCAGGATTTGTCATAAAGTTCGACAGACCTTGCAGCAAACCACTTCCATCCGGCTTATCCGATAGAGCAAGAATATAGGGCATCTTCGGCTCGAGTCCGGTGACCGCAGCCTGAAGGATCTGTGTTAGCCCCTGATCAAACAGTGCCACGGTTGTTGGTGAGTTACGGCCTTCATCCCGGCTTTTCGCAACCAGCTTCAGATGGGCAGCTTCGCCCGCTACTCCAATGGGCACCAGATTTCCAAGGCCGTCACCTTCAGGAACGGCATTTGGTACATAGGCCACAGCTTGAGGTGCCTGACCAATCGGGATGTTAGCGATGACCTTGTTCGTCAGCGTATCGATCACAGCGAACTGGTCGGCGTTTTCCAGACCGACATAGACGCGTGTACCGTCGCCCGAAGGCCAGATACCATGCGGCAGGTTACCGACCGGAATGGTCGCAACCTGTTCGAATGTGTCCGTGCGGAACACTTTGACCTCGTTCAGTCCGCCGATTGTCACATAGGCAAAGCTGCCATTCTTGTTGATGACCAGATTGACGTGATTGGTGATCGGCCCGGTATCAATGGTTTTGATGAGATCGAACGGAGCCTCGGCATTGAAAACCTGTACCTTGCCGGTGTCCTTTAGTGTGAACCAGACCTGCTTGCCATCGGGAGACGCGGCGATATTTGGACAAAATGGGCTTGCCTGTTTCACGTGGCCGACGATCTGATGGTCAGCGACCGTGATCACGGCGACCTCCGGATTGAACGACGAACAGACATAGCCGTATTTTCCATCGGGCGAGAAGATTTGCATTCCCGGTCCGGCGGCAACCTTGATGCGTGTCTTTTCTTCAAAACTATTGGCGTCGATGACGGAAACGTAGTCTTCGCCGCGTACCGTGACCCAGACCTCCTTACCATCTGGGGTATAGAACGCCTCATGCGGGGAGCGCCCGCTATAGGTCGTATGCTTGATCGCATTGGTGGCTGTATCAAGGAAAGTGATCGAGTTGGAACCAATCGATACAATGGCGAGCGTCTTGTGATCAGGTGAAAATCCCATGCCGTGGACAAGCACCTGCCCCTTATAGAGCGGGCTCATATTGCCCGGCTGTGGATCACCAAGCCTGATGACACCTAGAAGCTTGTTATCTACAGGATCGGATACGGAGACGGTATTGGAATACTGTTCGGCGGCATAGACCCGGTCCTTGTGACTGACTGGAATATCCGGATCGGAAGCGTACCCCGGTATCTGTCCCGCAAGGCTTGCGATAGGAGTAAGTATGGTGCCGGTGAGAAGGGCAAGGCAGAGAAGGGTGTGTTTCATTGGATGGTTCTTTCCAGCGGTCGTTGACAACAGATCGCTGACCGCCGGGCGTGCGATTTCCGTTGCTGTTTGACGAAGATTTCGGGTGTTTAAGCCGGGCTAACCGGACGACAGCACACCCGTGTTGCATGGTCAGTAAATTCAGGAGAAAATGTCACGCCTTCTTCTGTTTCTGCTGGCAGACGCAACTTAACGCTGGGAATGTTTGCACGCCAATGCCGAATTTCCCTCATTTTCTGCCATCCGCCGTAAGCAGATTGATCACCCCTCAACACGACAGCATCAATGACATGGCTGGCGTTGTCGCAAATTCTGTGACGTGATTTTGTTACTGTGTCTTTACGGCAGAATCAGAGGGGGTAATGGCATTACTGCCACTTTGCTGCCCTTTTGGAGCCTCATGATGGATACTGCAATGTCAGCCAATCATACAAACAATCGAACGAAATCTCATAGAGTTGTCCTCCTTGCGGCAGCGCCGGTTCAGTTGCTTGATGTAGCTGGCCCTGTCGAGGTATTCGCACAGGCAACGCAAATGAAGGCGAGCAGTGGTGGTGGTATTCTCGCGCATTCGTCAGATGCACCAGCTTATGAAATTGATGTCTTTATCATTCCCCATGAGGGACAAACCAAATCATCGTCCGGCATAGGCCTCTCATCAACCATATCGCGTGACGAGTTGCTCAGCCGAAAAGAAATAGACACATTGATCATTGCCGGAGGCGAGGGCGCTCGAAATCGATGTGCCGAGCCTGAGATTGCGGGGCTCGTAAGTCTTCTTGCAAAGCGAGCCAGTCGTATTGCCGGTGTCTGCACAGGCGCTTTTCTATTGGCAGAAGCCGGCTTGCTTCAAGGGCGCAAGATTACGACGCACTGGCGTTGGTGCGCTGAGCTTCACCGCCGTTATCAAGGTGTTTCTGTTGATCCTGATCCGATCTATGTCCAGGATGGCAATCTCTGGACCTCTGCGGGTGTCACGGCGGGAATGGACTTGGCGCTGGCGCTTGTGGAAGCAGATTTCGGGCATGTCCTGGCGCTGTCCGTGGCACGCGAACTCGTACTCTTTTTGCGGCGTCCTGGTGATCAAAAGCAATTCAGTTCTGTTCTGGCGGCGCAGAGCGCGCCGTCTCGCCGGCTC contains:
- a CDS encoding DUF305 domain-containing protein, with amino-acid sequence MKLLKTLTSYLFCALFGAALMFVGISTAAPPPELKSLSQLQQLVSNLMSVCNVGIEKFDDETAYLVAMNNSMEKMMYEMVVPPTGKLDHDFVQMMMPHHQGAIDMAQNYLRFGSNEQLKRIAQEIIVEQQQEMVAMRLAVGEELPPPAPTQISRN
- a CDS encoding GlxA family transcriptional regulator — encoded protein: MMDTAMSANHTNNRTKSHRVVLLAAAPVQLLDVAGPVEVFAQATQMKASSGGGILAHSSDAPAYEIDVFIIPHEGQTKSSSGIGLSSTISRDELLSRKEIDTLIIAGGEGARNRCAEPEIAGLVSLLAKRASRIAGVCTGAFLLAEAGLLQGRKITTHWRWCAELHRRYQGVSVDPDPIYVQDGNLWTSAGVTAGMDLALALVEADFGHVLALSVARELVLFLRRPGDQKQFSSVLAAQSAPSRRLRDPVAWMTDNLHRSLTVSEMASRACLSPRHFARAFQAETGITPARMVERLRVEAARRALEDGRAALSIVAMTCGFQSEETMRRSFLRQVGIPPGEYRERFRSYPSLLIN
- a CDS encoding YncE family protein — encoded protein: MKHTLLCLALLTGTILTPIASLAGQIPGYASDPDIPVSHKDRVYAAEQYSNTVSVSDPVDNKLLGVIRLGDPQPGNMSPLYKGQVLVHGMGFSPDHKTLAIVSIGSNSITFLDTATNAIKHTTYSGRSPHEAFYTPDGKEVWVTVRGEDYVSVIDANSFEEKTRIKVAAGPGMQIFSPDGKYGYVCSSFNPEVAVITVADHQIVGHVKQASPFCPNIAASPDGKQVWFTLKDTGKVQVFNAEAPFDLIKTIDTGPITNHVNLVINKNGSFAYVTIGGLNEVKVFRTDTFEQVATIPVGNLPHGIWPSGDGTRVYVGLENADQFAVIDTLTNKVIANIPIGQAPQAVAYVPNAVPEGDGLGNLVPIGVAGEAAHLKLVAKSRDEGRNSPTTVALFDQGLTQILQAAVTGLEPKMPYILALSDKPDGSGLLQGLSNFMTNPAGSAIVSAVGPIRQIVDAKHKDEKRYLVIAVSNEGKPGKVIQVQSE